A region from the Pelobates fuscus isolate aPelFus1 chromosome 3, aPelFus1.pri, whole genome shotgun sequence genome encodes:
- the LOC134601617 gene encoding pinopsin-like, whose translation MAPTSTPVTLYNDNSTSNPTIFPRSGYSILAFVMFLNAVFSIFNNTLVILVTLKYPQLRNPMNIFILNMSFSDLMMTLCGTTVVVSTNYHGYFYLGESFCTFQGFAVNYFGIVSLWSLTVLAYERYNVVCQPIGALKLSTTRCYRGLAFIWLFCLIWAIAPLFGWSSYAPEGVQTSCSIGWEVRSWNNYSYSITLFITSFIIPVGIIGMSYGSIILSLHKLNRKIEEQGGKTNREEEIRVAVMVLLMVVAFLVCWLPYTIFAMIVVINPTLYISPLLATLPTYFAKTSPIYNPIIYIFFNKEFRNCAVMFLTCGHISLSTPEEETASVEIQIISKQNQVAPAE comes from the exons ATGGCTCCTACTAGCACTCCGGTAACTTTGTATAATGACAATTCCACATCAAATCCCACCATTTTTCCAAGATCTGGATATAGCATTTTGGCATTTGTGATGTTTCTAAATGCTGTGTTTTCAATATTTAACAACACGTTAGTAATTCTAGTGACTTTAAAATATCCTCAGCTTCGGAATCCTATGAATATTTTTATCTTAAATATGTCATTTTCAGATTTGATGATGACACTTTGTGGCACTACGGTGGTGGTTAGTACCAACTATCACGGATATTTCTACTTGGGTGAAAGCTTCTGCACTTTTCAGGGATTTGCTGTAAATTATTTTG GAATAGTTTCGCTGTGGTCTCTGACCGTCCTGGCATATGAGAGATATAACGTAGTGTGTCAACCAATAGGAGCATTGAAGCTAAGCACCACAAGATGTTATCGTGGACTGGCATTTATCTGGCTCTTCTGTCTTATTTGGGCCATTGCCCCATTGTTTGGCTGGAGCTCTTATGCTCCAGAAGGTGTCCAGACCTCTTGTTCCATCGGCTGGGAAGTAAGATCCTGGAACAACTACAGCTACTCAATCACCCTATTTATCACGAGTTTTATCATTCCTGTAGGTATTATAGGAATGTCATATGGAAGCATTATCCTCTCTTTGCACAAG CTGAACCGGAAAATTGAAGAACAAGGAGGAAAGACCAATCGTGAAGAAGAAATACGAGTTGCTGTCATGGTCCTTTTAATGGTGGTTGCCTTCCTTGTGTGCTGGCTACCGTACACCATCTTTGCAATGATTGTGGTTATTAATCCAACACTTTATATTTCACCTCTTCTTGCAACTCTTCCTACGTATTTTGCCAAGACCAGTCCCATCTACAATCCAATCATCTACATCTTTTTTAACAAAGAG TTCCGAAACTGTGCTGTTATGTTTCTAACCTGTGGCCACATAAGCCTGTCCACACCAGAAGAGGAGACTGCGTCTGTTGAAATACAAATTATCTCCAAACAAAATCAAGTTGCTCCGGCAGAGTGA